Proteins from a genomic interval of Rubinisphaera italica:
- a CDS encoding HD domain-containing protein has protein sequence MSHDYLAESLVHDPIHGYISFTSRYGLPDNETSEQEIIDNPWVQRMRQIHQLQTAWWVFPSAEHMRFQHILGAMHLASRCIDQWYDSLADSCDSVPSKPYVESLCRLAALLHDVGHGPFGHFFDDHYLDQYNLTHEDVGAYLIEHELGDLIRGVRRNPHGAFKPLEVLDPRQIGWLIRRPKSVQDDEGHPVWLRRLRSLFSGIYTVDNMDFVLRDAYMSGYNTKAFDISRLLHYSFFTPQGLTIHIRGLPTLVNFIETRANLFRTIYFHRTVRALDIALEDLFPQTMKHLFPGNPLEHLDEYLHLTETSFLVDIARWSKSSNPEIQELGRQWDAILRRDVSWKMACERTLNFHTAGAARMTIFSEPELVLKRVKERLPSELRDIDLRYDVAQHYHRPSAKLPVNGQNFLLDPAVGMPTELNDDELFRQLPISFLIFRIYTQDHGQEPLITAALNSILGDATDAKTNM, from the coding sequence ATGTCTCACGATTATCTGGCTGAAAGTCTCGTTCACGATCCGATTCACGGATACATCTCCTTCACTTCGCGGTACGGGCTGCCCGACAACGAAACGTCTGAGCAGGAGATTATTGATAATCCCTGGGTGCAGCGGATGCGTCAGATTCATCAGCTGCAAACCGCCTGGTGGGTCTTTCCCTCGGCTGAACATATGCGGTTTCAGCATATTCTGGGAGCAATGCATCTGGCATCACGGTGTATTGATCAATGGTACGATTCCCTGGCCGATTCCTGTGACAGCGTTCCCAGCAAACCTTATGTGGAAAGTCTGTGCCGATTAGCGGCTTTGTTGCATGATGTTGGCCACGGCCCCTTCGGTCACTTCTTCGATGATCATTATCTCGATCAATACAACCTGACTCACGAAGATGTCGGAGCTTATCTGATCGAGCATGAACTCGGAGATCTCATTCGAGGCGTGCGTCGAAATCCTCACGGAGCCTTTAAACCCCTCGAAGTACTCGACCCCCGGCAAATCGGCTGGTTGATTCGGCGGCCCAAAAGTGTGCAGGATGACGAAGGGCACCCCGTCTGGCTCAGAAGACTGCGATCTCTCTTCAGCGGAATTTATACCGTCGACAACATGGACTTCGTCCTTCGCGATGCCTATATGTCAGGCTACAACACGAAGGCTTTCGATATCTCCCGGCTGCTGCACTACAGCTTCTTCACGCCGCAGGGGTTGACCATTCACATTCGCGGGCTGCCTACACTGGTCAACTTTATCGAGACCCGGGCGAATCTGTTCCGCACTATCTATTTTCATCGTACGGTTCGGGCATTGGATATCGCCTTGGAAGATCTGTTCCCACAAACGATGAAACATCTCTTCCCAGGTAACCCACTCGAACATCTCGATGAATATCTGCATTTGACAGAGACTTCTTTTCTGGTCGATATTGCCCGCTGGTCGAAGAGTTCGAATCCTGAGATTCAGGAACTGGGACGACAATGGGATGCAATTTTGCGTCGCGATGTCAGCTGGAAAATGGCCTGCGAACGAACATTGAACTTCCATACAGCCGGTGCTGCCCGGATGACGATATTCTCCGAGCCGGAACTGGTTCTAAAACGCGTGAAAGAGCGGCTGCCAAGCGAACTTCGGGACATCGATTTACGATACGATGTCGCCCAGCACTACCATCGACCGAGTGCCAAACTGCCGGTCAATGGGCAAAATTTTCTGCTCGATCCCGCAGTCGGAATGCCAACAGAACTGAACGATGACGAACTCTTCCGACAACTTCCGATCAGCTTCTTGATCTTCCGAATTTACACTCAGGATCACGGCCAAGAACCGCTGATCACAGCCGCCCTGAATTCCATTCTGGGTGATGCAACCGATGCGAAAACGAATATGTAA
- the flhB gene encoding flagellar biosynthesis protein FlhB, with amino-acid sequence MADSDQGDKTEDPTDKRRSEARQKGNVAKSVDVNAAAIMLVATGGLLFFGPGIAQGFAVMLQTYLSGPALLELDAAGVTQDMRQMFYHVSDFILPFLTLMFCAALLANLAQIGFLFTSEPLSLKWTRLNPISGFQKIFSVASLAKLGTSVAKIIVMASVASWFIYTNLPKLQILGNAETNVVMEMIGSTILELSFQLALAMLVIAILDYSFQKWKYEQDLKMTKQEIRDEMKNMDGDPQMRQRRKEAHRKLASAKEMGSVKDADVVITNPTHISIAIKYDPEKNEAPYIVAKGMGEIAMKIREIAREHNIPIIERKPLARALYKDVKVGHPIPVDLYEVFVEIMAYVYQVSGKKLPS; translated from the coding sequence ATGGCTGATTCCGATCAGGGTGACAAAACTGAAGATCCAACCGACAAACGTCGCAGCGAGGCCCGTCAGAAGGGCAACGTGGCGAAGAGTGTGGATGTTAACGCGGCTGCTATTATGCTGGTCGCGACGGGGGGCTTATTGTTTTTCGGACCCGGTATCGCTCAGGGATTTGCAGTCATGTTGCAAACCTATCTCTCCGGGCCGGCTTTGCTCGAACTCGATGCCGCTGGTGTGACCCAGGATATGAGGCAGATGTTTTATCATGTCTCCGATTTTATCCTGCCATTTCTGACATTAATGTTCTGTGCCGCTCTGCTGGCTAATCTGGCCCAAATTGGATTTCTGTTCACGAGCGAACCACTCAGTTTGAAGTGGACAAGACTCAATCCGATTTCAGGTTTTCAAAAAATCTTTTCCGTTGCCAGTCTGGCGAAACTCGGGACCAGTGTCGCCAAAATTATCGTGATGGCTTCAGTTGCTTCGTGGTTCATCTATACAAACCTGCCTAAACTGCAAATTCTGGGAAATGCCGAGACGAACGTCGTCATGGAAATGATCGGCTCGACCATTCTTGAGCTCTCATTTCAGTTGGCGTTGGCGATGCTCGTGATTGCGATCCTCGATTACAGCTTCCAGAAATGGAAGTATGAGCAGGATCTCAAAATGACGAAGCAGGAAATTCGTGATGAAATGAAAAACATGGATGGCGATCCGCAAATGCGTCAGCGTCGCAAAGAGGCCCACCGCAAACTCGCCTCTGCAAAGGAAATGGGTTCGGTGAAGGATGCTGATGTCGTGATTACGAACCCGACACACATTTCGATTGCCATCAAATACGATCCAGAAAAAAACGAAGCTCCGTATATCGTCGCCAAAGGGATGGGCGAAATCGCGATGAAAATCCGGGAGATTGCTCGCGAACACAACATCCCCATTATCGAACGCAAACCGCTCGCCCGCGCTCTCTACAAAGACGTCAAAGTCGGCCACCCGATCCCTGTCGACCTCTACGAAGTCTTCGTCGAAATCATGGCCTACGTCTACCAGGTCTCCGGCAAGAAACTGCCGAGTTAA
- a CDS encoding flagellar biosynthetic protein FliR, which yields MFEAIDQISGGALNNWAHHLVVDAALAYFMTFILVLVRLSGLMLIGPFFGHTSIPSNVKFLFAFSLALIVTPSLPDIRARGFETLDVDQNGVLEGNEVPRPFHSQALDTNLPEEEIQKVRLTRQEFLAAKGVPSTLFDLIWIASTELAIGMMLGLGVNIILTGLQLAGETFDQQTGTALSEIFNPALGTSISPTGQLFFLLGTTALLVMPPFDGHLMMLMSLMNTFEVIPVGMAWADAGSLEVMRNLMAQSLALSIQIAAPLLAAMALLSVAMGFLGYTVPQVNVLVLGFPIRAMVSLTILTVTLSGAADGIVELFPQVLDAMTHSLISNGQ from the coding sequence ATGTTTGAAGCCATTGATCAGATTTCTGGAGGAGCCCTCAATAACTGGGCACATCATCTGGTGGTCGATGCCGCGCTGGCTTACTTTATGACATTCATCCTGGTGCTGGTCCGCTTGAGTGGGCTGATGCTGATTGGACCATTCTTCGGACATACCTCGATCCCCTCGAATGTCAAATTTCTGTTTGCGTTCTCGCTGGCATTAATAGTGACGCCCTCCCTGCCGGACATCCGTGCACGTGGTTTTGAAACGCTTGATGTCGATCAAAACGGAGTCCTTGAAGGAAATGAAGTCCCGCGTCCATTTCATTCGCAAGCACTCGATACGAATCTCCCTGAAGAGGAAATCCAGAAAGTTCGCTTGACTCGCCAGGAGTTTCTGGCGGCTAAAGGGGTGCCTTCGACGTTGTTCGATCTGATCTGGATTGCTTCCACCGAACTGGCGATCGGCATGATGCTCGGGCTGGGAGTGAACATCATTCTGACCGGCTTACAACTGGCGGGCGAAACGTTCGATCAGCAGACGGGAACCGCACTCAGCGAAATCTTTAACCCGGCTCTGGGAACAAGTATTTCACCAACGGGACAACTCTTTTTTCTGCTCGGCACAACCGCCTTATTAGTGATGCCGCCATTTGATGGTCATCTGATGATGTTGATGAGCCTGATGAACACGTTTGAAGTGATCCCCGTTGGGATGGCCTGGGCTGATGCCGGTTCGCTCGAAGTGATGCGAAATCTGATGGCTCAATCGTTAGCATTGTCCATTCAAATTGCCGCACCATTACTTGCGGCTATGGCTTTACTATCCGTGGCAATGGGCTTTCTCGGTTACACGGTTCCCCAAGTCAATGTCCTCGTCCTCGGCTTTCCGATTCGAGCGATGGTCAGCCTGACGATTCTTACCGTTACACTTTCCGGAGCCGCAGATGGCATCGTCGAACTCTTCCCGCAAGTCCTCGACGCGATGACTCATTCCTTAATCTCGAATGGGCAATAA
- the fliQ gene encoding flagellar biosynthesis protein FliQ, with protein sequence MNIDLAVEITRSAIVLALLVGTPVMLIAMVVGLAISLFQAVTQLQDQTLSFVPKIIAMVGSVLVLMPWIFGMVVEYTIDLWQSIPNNL encoded by the coding sequence ATGAACATCGATCTCGCCGTCGAAATTACTCGATCTGCCATCGTCTTGGCTTTACTGGTTGGCACACCTGTGATGCTGATTGCCATGGTCGTTGGCCTGGCGATCAGTCTGTTTCAAGCCGTCACACAATTGCAGGATCAGACCCTCAGTTTCGTGCCGAAGATCATCGCCATGGTCGGGTCGGTACTTGTGTTGATGCCCTGGATTTTCGGCATGGTTGTTGAGTACACCATAGACCTGTGGCAATCGATTCCCAATAACCTGTAG
- the fliP gene encoding flagellar type III secretion system pore protein FliP (The bacterial flagellar biogenesis protein FliP forms a type III secretion system (T3SS)-type pore required for flagellar assembly.), whose translation MISNLSGSPIAPLLPLESGQADIVGAPAESVFPQGFDPDKLVSPQGLTPTLKLMVMLTLISLAPSILIMTTCFIRIVIVLGILRQALGTQQLPPNQVLLSLGMFLTIMVMWPVWKQAYENGIQPYSESTYETTQDQEVGLQLAAERSLKPIRRFMSDQIFRTGNENAVWMFIDYQRPAPGTPEASNWKAPENFDEVHTTVLIPAFMLSELKTAFIIGFQIYLPFIIIDMVVASILISMGMMMLPPVLISLPFKLLLFVLVDGWYLTVEMLLHSVQPFTGTG comes from the coding sequence ATGATTTCCAACCTTTCGGGATCACCCATTGCTCCTTTATTGCCGCTGGAATCCGGGCAAGCGGACATCGTTGGGGCACCCGCGGAGTCTGTTTTTCCTCAGGGATTCGATCCCGACAAGTTGGTGTCTCCACAAGGATTAACGCCGACTTTGAAGCTGATGGTCATGCTCACGCTGATCAGTCTGGCTCCTTCCATTTTGATCATGACGACCTGTTTCATTCGCATCGTCATTGTCCTCGGGATTCTGCGGCAGGCACTGGGGACTCAGCAACTCCCCCCGAATCAGGTTTTACTTTCGCTCGGCATGTTCCTGACAATCATGGTGATGTGGCCGGTCTGGAAGCAAGCGTATGAGAATGGGATTCAACCCTATTCCGAATCGACTTATGAAACGACGCAGGATCAGGAAGTGGGCCTGCAATTGGCTGCCGAGCGATCTCTGAAGCCGATCCGGCGGTTTATGAGCGATCAGATTTTCCGCACCGGAAACGAGAATGCCGTCTGGATGTTCATCGATTATCAACGCCCGGCCCCCGGCACCCCCGAAGCCTCCAACTGGAAGGCTCCTGAAAACTTTGATGAAGTCCATACAACGGTTTTAATTCCCGCATTCATGCTCAGCGAATTGAAAACGGCATTCATTATCGGATTTCAAATTTATCTCCCATTCATCATTATCGATATGGTGGTCGCCTCGATTCTCATCAGCATGGGCATGATGATGCTGCCACCAGTTCTGATTTCACTCCCATTCAAACTTCTGCTCTTCGTCCTCGTCGATGGCTGGTACCTCACGGTCGAAATGCTCCTCCACAGCGTCCAACCATTTACCGGCACAGGGTGA
- a CDS encoding FliO/MopB family protein, which produces MLLSGNRYGQTEPKLAEAISLLLGRFASKFVLLSLLLIASFSASLTADEFPTGKPNTSEVWAQQPAESPYFSAPSAQPQQPRAVRNYSPTINLPESFQSQIPPKQSQTVEPKSEIPHQSAPANSKPSETSPGDSGVDPIPLKKATGRFALNEDGTKASHSGQSSVSKFLTPVLALAGVISIIFFLSRIVKKQIPFASQNLSAEVLDILGRKVVDQRHSIVFVKAGQRILVLGSSLDGLNTLAEITDPVEVDQIRGLCKTAAPQSDMTSSFKMLLSGGLKNSEKVNLDRQHRERQKQQRRQPITSEPISFSFKEARKASSISAEDIADLEKTLEAAREGRL; this is translated from the coding sequence ATGCTTCTCTCAGGGAATCGTTACGGACAGACAGAACCGAAATTGGCAGAGGCGATTTCATTATTGCTCGGTCGGTTTGCGTCAAAATTCGTTCTACTCTCTCTTCTGCTGATTGCCTCCTTTTCGGCTTCTCTTACTGCAGACGAATTTCCAACTGGGAAGCCAAACACGTCAGAAGTCTGGGCTCAGCAACCGGCGGAAAGTCCTTATTTCTCAGCTCCTTCTGCACAACCGCAGCAACCCAGGGCGGTGAGAAATTATTCGCCCACGATCAATCTTCCCGAATCCTTTCAATCTCAAATTCCGCCCAAACAGTCACAGACTGTTGAACCGAAATCAGAAATACCTCATCAATCGGCTCCTGCTAATTCTAAACCTTCCGAGACATCTCCAGGAGATTCTGGAGTCGATCCGATCCCCCTGAAAAAGGCGACCGGACGATTTGCTTTGAACGAAGATGGCACCAAAGCGAGTCACTCTGGTCAATCGAGCGTTAGTAAATTTTTGACGCCAGTCCTGGCTCTTGCCGGTGTAATCAGCATCATTTTTTTCCTTTCACGAATCGTCAAAAAACAGATTCCCTTTGCGTCTCAAAATCTTAGTGCCGAAGTGCTCGATATTCTCGGTCGTAAGGTTGTCGATCAGCGACACAGCATTGTTTTTGTCAAAGCAGGGCAAAGAATACTAGTGCTTGGTTCCTCACTGGATGGCCTGAATACATTGGCAGAAATCACCGATCCTGTCGAAGTCGATCAGATTCGCGGACTCTGCAAAACCGCTGCACCTCAATCCGATATGACATCCTCATTCAAAATGCTGCTTTCGGGCGGCCTGAAAAATTCTGAAAAAGTCAATCTCGATCGCCAGCATCGCGAGCGACAAAAACAGCAGCGACGTCAGCCGATCACCTCGGAACCAATTTCTTTTTCCTTCAAAGAGGCTCGCAAAGCCTCCTCAATTTCCGCTGAGGATATTGCGGATCTGGAAAAAACACTCGAAGCCGCGCGGGAGGGACGACTATGA
- the fliN gene encoding flagellar motor switch protein FliN: MADDDMIDPSEIEAMLNNRDGISSDSPSSESDEESSSDNTENISDGDLLDASDIEALLAGANSGQSPELSGSETPPKPKPSHATEELLNEAEANLAAAISADFGNHSSQKKDVSGATSLPLQDLNRVLGNSQRGELNLLQDVELDLRIELGRAELQIEEVVSLKSGSVVPLDKLAGDPVDILVNGRLIARGEVLVLNDNFCVRVAEILTPQK; encoded by the coding sequence GTGGCTGACGACGACATGATCGATCCGAGCGAAATTGAGGCCATGCTCAATAATCGAGATGGCATTTCGTCTGATTCTCCGTCTTCAGAATCCGATGAAGAATCATCATCGGATAACACAGAGAATATTTCTGATGGAGATTTGCTTGATGCCAGTGACATCGAGGCCTTGCTGGCAGGGGCAAATTCTGGTCAGTCACCCGAGCTTTCCGGTTCGGAAACGCCACCTAAACCTAAGCCAAGTCATGCGACCGAAGAGTTATTGAATGAAGCGGAAGCGAATCTGGCTGCTGCGATCTCCGCAGACTTCGGCAATCATTCCAGTCAAAAAAAAGATGTTTCGGGAGCGACTTCGCTCCCACTACAGGACCTGAATCGTGTTCTGGGGAACTCGCAACGTGGCGAGTTGAACCTGCTTCAGGATGTCGAACTCGATTTGCGAATTGAGTTGGGCCGTGCGGAACTTCAGATTGAAGAAGTCGTTTCGTTAAAGTCGGGAAGCGTTGTGCCTCTTGACAAATTAGCCGGCGATCCGGTCGATATTCTCGTGAATGGTCGATTGATTGCCCGGGGGGAAGTCCTGGTTTTGAACGATAACTTTTGTGTGCGTGTCGCAGAAATTTTGACACCACAAAAATAG
- a CDS encoding flagellar basal body-associated FliL family protein produces the protein MATETPEAPVQTEEALSAKPSGSGFWLKFIAIAGLLIVVMIVQFLMLYFMFGESDPGEIDPKDPTFLAGETLDDTETTEVDISPLFNCTNSLSSGGQAIHVSFNLHVEVPSHLAEPFTEAKKTHKNKIRQTVNTIIRSAAIEDLNDPHLSMVKRQIREEINKILSQSFVTSVIITDYRKMEQ, from the coding sequence ATGGCGACAGAAACTCCCGAAGCACCAGTACAGACAGAAGAAGCATTATCTGCCAAGCCTTCTGGAAGCGGATTCTGGTTGAAGTTCATCGCAATTGCCGGATTACTGATTGTTGTGATGATCGTTCAGTTTCTGATGCTGTATTTCATGTTCGGCGAATCGGATCCCGGAGAGATCGATCCCAAAGATCCGACATTCCTGGCCGGAGAAACTCTCGACGATACCGAAACCACAGAAGTCGATATCTCACCGTTATTTAACTGCACAAACAGTTTATCTAGTGGCGGTCAGGCAATTCATGTTTCATTCAATTTGCATGTTGAAGTTCCCTCTCATCTGGCAGAGCCATTTACAGAGGCTAAAAAAACTCATAAGAACAAAATTCGACAAACGGTCAATACCATCATTCGCAGTGCCGCCATTGAAGATTTGAATGATCCACATTTGAGTATGGTGAAACGGCAGATTCGCGAAGAAATCAACAAAATTCTCAGTCAGAGTTTTGTGACATCCGTCATCATTACGGATTATCGAAAAATGGAACAGTAA